One Heliomicrobium gestii genomic region harbors:
- the mreB gene encoding rod shape-determining protein: MFGLNVDIGIDLGTASVLVFVKGKGIVLMEPSVVAINKDTGSIIAVGEEARRMLGRTPGNIVAIRPLRDGVIADYDVTERMLRYFITKACGKSFFFKPRVMVCIPSGVTGVEERAVRQAALQAGARQAYLIEEPLAAALGAGLEISEASGSMVVDIGGGTTDIAVLSLGGIVCSKSLRVGGDKFDESIVRYIRKEHSLMIGERTAEELKIRIGTAYPSGRKGEEFAEIRGRDLVTGLPKTIRVSAMETFRAMQENIEAVVSGVKEVLERTPPELAADIMNKGIVMTGGGSLLSGLDTLIAKETKLPVHVAEEAISCVALGTGLALGMLNYLQKNTILSKKVM; the protein is encoded by the coding sequence GTGTTTGGTTTGAATGTGGACATCGGAATCGATCTGGGAACAGCCAGCGTGCTGGTTTTTGTTAAAGGTAAAGGTATCGTGTTAATGGAGCCCTCCGTCGTCGCCATCAACAAAGACACCGGCTCGATCATCGCCGTCGGTGAAGAGGCGCGGCGCATGCTCGGAAGAACGCCGGGCAATATCGTGGCCATCCGGCCGCTGCGGGACGGCGTCATCGCCGACTATGATGTGACTGAGCGGATGCTCCGCTACTTTATCACAAAAGCCTGCGGAAAATCCTTCTTCTTTAAGCCGCGGGTCATGGTCTGCATACCCTCCGGCGTCACGGGCGTTGAAGAGCGCGCCGTGCGCCAAGCGGCGCTGCAAGCAGGGGCGCGGCAGGCCTATCTGATCGAAGAACCCCTGGCGGCCGCTCTCGGCGCCGGGTTGGAAATCTCCGAAGCCTCCGGCTCGATGGTCGTCGACATCGGCGGCGGCACGACAGACATCGCCGTCCTCTCCCTCGGCGGCATCGTCTGTTCCAAGTCGCTCCGCGTCGGCGGGGACAAGTTTGACGAGTCCATCGTCCGGTACATCCGCAAGGAGCACTCCTTGATGATCGGCGAGCGTACGGCGGAAGAATTGAAGATCCGCATCGGCACGGCGTACCCGTCCGGGCGCAAAGGCGAGGAGTTCGCCGAGATCCGCGGGCGCGATCTGGTCACCGGCTTGCCCAAGACGATTCGCGTCTCGGCGATGGAGACCTTCCGGGCCATGCAGGAGAACATTGAGGCCGTTGTCAGCGGCGTCAAGGAAGTGCTGGAACGAACGCCACCGGAACTGGCTGCCGACATCATGAACAAAGGCATCGTCATGACCGGCGGTGGTTCGCTGCTCAGCGGTCTGGACACGCTGATCGCCAAAGAGACGAAGCTCCCCGTCCACGT